Proteins co-encoded in one Aerococcaceae bacterium DSM 111021 genomic window:
- the pepV gene encoding dipeptidase PepV has translation MKNINWLQEVETRQEVLIKDLFRLLEVESVREDDLATKEAPVGPGPKRALEEFLAMAEEDGFETEQFGPWAGHIKIGSGDELLGVLGHVDVVPVGTGWETDPFKPQIINDRIYARGSSDDKGPTVAAYFAIKLLRELGVEFNKQIHLIIGTDEESGWQCMDYYFQHAPMPDLGFSPDATFPIINGEKGNVSALFDIKLGENIEADNHLVKLTAGLRANMVPQDATAIVQTNDADEVLKAFNQFVNKYDALSGESSIEEGQITLQLVGKAAHGSTPEKGVNAGTHLAKFLENYQFDSKGAQDTINLLARELFEGFDGSKIGVNYTHEVMGDVSMNVGIINFDESKGANIDANFRFPEGTNPDKIQEQINTHLLAYDVLVTMSDSKEPHYVPGDDPLVKTLLDVYERQTGEKGVEQTIGGGTYARLMPRGVAYGALFPNSIDTMHQANEFISLEDLFKAAAIYAEAIYELTR, from the coding sequence ATGAAAAATATAAATTGGTTACAAGAAGTAGAAACACGTCAGGAAGTTTTAATTAAAGATTTATTCCGTTTACTAGAAGTAGAATCTGTCAGAGAAGATGACTTAGCTACAAAGGAAGCACCAGTAGGGCCAGGGCCAAAACGTGCTTTAGAAGAATTTTTAGCTATGGCCGAAGAAGACGGCTTTGAGACAGAACAATTTGGACCTTGGGCAGGTCATATAAAAATCGGTTCAGGTGACGAATTATTAGGCGTACTTGGACACGTTGATGTTGTGCCAGTAGGAACGGGTTGGGAAACTGATCCATTCAAACCTCAAATAATTAATGACCGTATTTATGCACGTGGTTCAAGTGATGATAAAGGACCAACAGTTGCAGCATATTTTGCAATTAAATTATTACGTGAATTGGGCGTGGAATTTAATAAGCAAATCCATTTAATTATCGGAACAGATGAAGAGAGTGGATGGCAATGTATGGATTATTACTTCCAACATGCACCAATGCCAGATTTAGGATTTTCACCTGATGCTACTTTCCCTATTATTAATGGTGAAAAAGGAAACGTTTCTGCATTATTTGATATTAAATTAGGTGAAAACATTGAAGCTGACAATCATTTGGTTAAATTAACTGCAGGATTGCGTGCGAATATGGTGCCACAAGATGCTACTGCGATTGTTCAAACAAATGATGCTGATGAAGTACTTAAAGCTTTCAATCAATTTGTTAATAAATATGATGCATTGAGTGGAGAAAGTAGTATTGAAGAAGGGCAAATAACTTTACAACTAGTAGGGAAAGCAGCACATGGTTCAACACCTGAAAAAGGTGTGAATGCAGGAACGCATTTAGCTAAGTTCTTAGAGAATTACCAATTCGATTCAAAAGGAGCTCAAGATACAATTAATTTATTAGCTCGTGAATTATTCGAAGGGTTTGATGGAAGTAAAATAGGCGTGAATTATACGCATGAAGTTATGGGCGACGTTTCTATGAACGTGGGAATTATTAATTTTGACGAATCAAAAGGTGCGAATATTGATGCTAACTTCCGATTCCCAGAAGGAACAAATCCAGACAAGATACAAGAGCAGATTAATACACATCTATTAGCATATGATGTTTTAGTTACAATGTCTGATTCGAAAGAACCTCACTATGTACCAGGTGACGATCCGTTAGTTAAAACTTTATTAGATGTATACGAAAGACAAACGGGTGAAAAAGGTGTTGAACAAACAATCGGCGGTGGTACTTACGCACGCTTAATGCCTAGAGGAGTTGCGTATGGTGCTTTATTCCCGAACTCAATTGATACAATGCATCAAGCGAATGAATTTATCTCATTAGAAGACCTTTTTAAAGCAGCGGCGATTTATGCTGAAGCTATCTATGAGTTAACTCGTTAA
- a CDS encoding oligosaccharide flippase family protein yields MSKQHNDQDNQSDLSNQEPYNRDEFQTIEFTEEEKRILQRPNRQPVDADYFAQTEMTKEELENLNQGEQEVDLDEPLPSGAQTISKVTTDNEFRYKPLRERNKEKEMLQKQREEKQIPKQKKKIFGDVFKPTFEERYDLTELEDITDYNQFQESEKDLSNESEKKESIFKNLFTRKKEKNSMIEEEIENDVDYMNVNLETDKSERKNKSLLGSVKNLLSDANDREDNQEISDKDASDNQEFEESVNQTDWLNQDAYTEELATEEELTPDYDDLYEDESAENTLESNENQDVYPEESGIKASYQATSDEPVAIDESSLEMSNQDIPQTTEEIETDESEANIESLIEEDVESSVDINEQFKDKNLTDEELDQLSEKISYDTQAIENPILTDQVLNEYYSQEDRIVEEKLESETSADEEKSGITSGASWLTIGNVLSRVIGALYVIPWATWLGTEYTQANVLYSAGYKPYSLMLAIATAGFPSSIAKQMAYYHSMKEYKTADKLFKNSIIIMLATGVLSAGLLFLMAPILAENTSTTNVEAATLVIRSLAPALLILPAMSLLRGYFQGFNDMKPTAISQIIEQFARVGYLLAATYAVMMIYSGEVTQAVVHSTFAAFIGALGALFYLVFEYVRRLPVAKRLIEKSENNINLDFKESIKIMVVDSIPFILLGSGIIIAQLIDTYTFGQILESTSALLLTEIEELYGVLSLDVDKLVMIIISLAVALASSLVPVISRMFAQRNIKGTSELVEHITVLFSIVMIPAALGMAAIANNIYFLFYPNGSSTGPSLLITAAISSIVLGAYTVFSTILQSMNFRRLAVRFLLIGIIIKALLQFPSVALFEAHGALISTAIGFLVSTILMWIKLSRELNFNYRRLTSSLIKILVGSILMTISAVMWNESLNILFGPVGRGLTFLKIVIVIIMAILTYGSVLGITNMLSVLIGNRYKDVQDKMRLM; encoded by the coding sequence TTGAGTAAACAGCACAATGATCAAGATAATCAAAGTGATTTATCTAATCAAGAACCTTACAATAGAGATGAATTTCAGACAATTGAGTTTACAGAAGAAGAAAAGCGAATTCTACAGCGACCCAATAGACAGCCAGTAGATGCTGACTACTTTGCTCAAACTGAGATGACAAAGGAAGAATTAGAGAATCTGAATCAAGGGGAACAAGAAGTAGATTTAGATGAGCCATTGCCATCTGGAGCTCAAACAATATCTAAAGTAACTACTGACAATGAATTTAGATATAAACCGTTGCGAGAACGTAACAAAGAAAAAGAAATGCTTCAAAAGCAAAGGGAAGAAAAACAAATACCAAAACAAAAGAAAAAAATATTTGGTGATGTGTTTAAACCAACATTTGAAGAACGATACGACCTTACAGAACTTGAAGATATAACTGATTATAATCAATTCCAAGAAAGTGAAAAAGATTTATCAAATGAGTCTGAAAAGAAAGAATCAATATTTAAAAATCTATTCACGCGTAAAAAAGAAAAAAATTCGATGATTGAAGAAGAGATTGAAAATGATGTCGATTATATGAATGTGAATCTTGAAACAGATAAATCAGAAAGGAAAAATAAATCTCTTTTAGGTTCAGTTAAAAATCTATTAAGTGATGCAAATGATCGTGAAGATAATCAAGAAATATCTGACAAAGATGCTTCTGACAATCAAGAATTCGAAGAGTCAGTTAACCAAACGGATTGGTTAAATCAAGACGCTTATACTGAAGAATTAGCTACAGAAGAAGAGTTAACACCAGATTACGATGATCTTTATGAAGATGAATCCGCAGAAAACACTTTGGAATCGAATGAAAATCAAGATGTTTATCCAGAAGAAAGCGGGATAAAAGCGAGTTATCAAGCAACAAGTGATGAACCTGTTGCTATAGATGAATCTAGTCTTGAGATGAGTAATCAAGATATCCCACAAACAACAGAAGAAATTGAAACTGATGAGTCTGAAGCGAATATTGAATCTTTAATTGAAGAAGACGTTGAATCATCAGTTGATATCAATGAACAATTCAAGGATAAAAATCTTACTGATGAAGAATTGGATCAATTAAGCGAGAAAATTAGTTATGATACACAAGCAATTGAAAATCCGATTCTGACAGATCAAGTCTTAAATGAATATTATTCACAAGAAGATAGAATCGTTGAAGAGAAGTTAGAAAGTGAGACTTCTGCCGACGAGGAGAAATCGGGAATTACTAGTGGGGCATCTTGGTTAACAATTGGTAATGTGCTCTCGCGTGTTATAGGTGCACTTTATGTTATACCATGGGCAACATGGCTAGGGACAGAGTATACCCAAGCTAACGTGTTGTATAGTGCTGGTTATAAACCATATTCATTAATGCTTGCGATTGCAACTGCTGGATTCCCAAGTTCGATTGCAAAACAAATGGCATACTATCATTCTATGAAAGAGTATAAAACTGCAGATAAACTATTTAAAAATAGTATTATTATTATGTTAGCCACAGGTGTTTTATCAGCTGGATTACTATTCTTAATGGCACCGATATTAGCAGAAAATACGTCGACAACGAACGTTGAAGCAGCCACATTAGTTATTCGTTCATTGGCGCCGGCATTACTTATACTGCCAGCAATGAGCTTATTACGTGGTTATTTCCAAGGTTTTAATGATATGAAACCTACCGCAATATCTCAAATTATTGAACAGTTTGCACGAGTAGGTTACTTATTAGCTGCGACTTATGCAGTTATGATGATTTATAGCGGAGAAGTAACACAAGCAGTCGTACATTCAACTTTTGCAGCCTTCATAGGTGCTTTAGGAGCACTATTTTATCTAGTGTTTGAATATGTAAGACGATTGCCTGTTGCAAAACGTTTAATTGAGAAATCTGAAAACAATATTAATTTAGACTTTAAAGAAAGCATCAAGATAATGGTTGTTGATAGTATTCCATTCATTTTATTAGGATCTGGAATTATTATTGCTCAGTTAATTGATACTTATACGTTTGGACAAATATTAGAATCTACTTCCGCGCTTCTACTTACCGAGATTGAAGAGTTATATGGTGTGTTAAGTTTAGATGTGGATAAACTTGTAATGATTATCATTTCATTAGCAGTAGCATTGGCGTCGTCATTAGTACCGGTTATATCAAGAATGTTTGCACAACGTAACATTAAAGGTACGAGTGAATTAGTTGAGCATATTACAGTATTATTCAGTATCGTTATGATTCCAGCAGCATTAGGAATGGCAGCTATTGCTAATAATATTTACTTCTTGTTCTATCCAAATGGATCTTCAACAGGACCGAGTCTTTTAATAACTGCAGCTATTTCAAGTATAGTTTTAGGTGCATATACAGTGTTCTCGACAATATTACAATCAATGAATTTCCGTCGTTTAGCGGTTAGATTCTTATTGATAGGAATTATAATTAAAGCATTACTTCAATTCCCATCTGTTGCATTGTTTGAAGCACATGGTGCATTAATTTCAACAGCAATTGGATTCTTAGTGTCCACTATATTAATGTGGATTAAATTAAGCCGTGAGTTAAACTTTAATTATCGTCGACTTACAAGTAGCTTGATTAAGATTTTAGTTGGATCAATCTTAATGACGATATCTGCAGTAATGTGGAATGAATCACTAAACATTCTGTTTGGTCCAGTTGGTCGCGGATTAACTTTCTTAAAGATAGTAATCGTCATAATCATGGCTATATTAACTTATGGTAGTGTATTGGGAATTACAAATATGTTATCAGTATTAATAGGTAATCGATACAAAGATGTACAAGATAAGATGAGGTTAATGTAA
- a CDS encoding class I SAM-dependent methyltransferase, whose product MYNALQYSHQLLKSLVQKNPKGLFIDATLGNGHDSAFILSLKDFTGTLIGFDIQEIAIQNSISRINSLNNPTKATYKLLLESHEHVAKYINEEPIQGAIFNLGYLPGGDHTLTTVFSSTYKSMQDILLNLALHGQIILVIYSGHESGMVEKNNLTEVLKNLPQEKYQVLSYQFINQINNPPMLLVIERIK is encoded by the coding sequence ATGTACAACGCTTTACAGTATAGTCACCAATTATTAAAATCACTTGTTCAAAAAAATCCAAAAGGTTTATTCATCGATGCAACCCTTGGTAATGGCCATGATAGTGCCTTTATTCTTTCCTTAAAAGACTTCACCGGCACTCTTATTGGTTTTGATATACAAGAAATAGCCATTCAGAATTCCATTTCACGAATTAATTCACTTAATAACCCAACCAAAGCAACTTATAAACTACTTTTAGAATCTCATGAACATGTTGCTAAATATATCAATGAAGAACCTATTCAAGGTGCTATTTTTAATCTAGGTTATCTACCAGGAGGCGATCATACTCTAACAACAGTATTCTCTAGCACATATAAATCTATGCAAGACATACTATTAAACTTAGCTCTTCATGGACAAATTATTCTTGTCATATATTCTGGTCATGAAAGTGGGATGGTTGAAAAAAACAACTTAACCGAAGTCTTAAAAAATCTTCCTCAGGAAAAATATCAAGTTCTCTCCTATCAATTTATAAATCAAATAAATAATCCACCAATGTTATTGGTAATTGAAAGAATAAAATAA
- a CDS encoding HD domain-containing protein, which yields MVQKLEIYKHHHVTNRLAHSLSVSYRSYRWAKRLKLNTRAIARAGLLHDLFFYDCETKHEVGGKGHNFEHPRIALENAKKLTELSELECDIILKHMAGATRDMPKYAESWVVTLMDKQSCIAELTTGAMSFIYRHTVKAMEVAYDQNQIN from the coding sequence ATGGTTCAAAAATTAGAAATATACAAGCATCACCATGTTACTAATCGTTTAGCCCATTCATTATCAGTATCATACCGTAGTTACCGTTGGGCAAAACGTCTAAAATTGAATACAAGAGCTATTGCAAGGGCTGGTCTATTGCATGATTTATTTTTCTACGACTGCGAAACGAAACATGAAGTCGGAGGGAAAGGTCATAACTTTGAACATCCACGTATTGCTTTAGAAAATGCGAAAAAGCTGACAGAATTATCAGAATTAGAATGTGATATCATCTTGAAACATATGGCTGGAGCAACTCGCGACATGCCTAAATATGCTGAAAGCTGGGTTGTTACATTAATGGATAAACAAAGTTGTATTGCTGAGTTAACGACAGGAGCTATGAGCTTCATATATCGTCATACTGTGAAAGCAATGGAAGTAGCATACGACCAAAATCAAATTAACTAA
- a CDS encoding rRNA pseudouridine synthase codes for MRLDKLLSHAGYGSRKDVKKLIVSGTITVNDEVIKKVGFNVNPETDDVRYMNESVLYQEFYYVMLNKPDGIISATEDREYETVIDWVELDFGHAQLFPVGRLDIDTTGLLLLSNNGQLAHQLLSPKKKVKKRYEALIEGLVTEEDIQKFEKGLDLGDFVTQSANLEILEVNEAYAQTLIHVEITEGKFHQVKRMFEAVDKEVIQLHRISMGPLKLDSELALGEYRELTEEEMTLLIPYGLE; via the coding sequence ATGCGTTTGGATAAATTATTAAGTCATGCGGGATATGGATCTCGAAAAGATGTAAAAAAATTAATTGTAAGTGGAACAATTACCGTTAATGATGAAGTTATTAAAAAAGTAGGCTTTAATGTCAATCCTGAAACAGATGATGTTCGATATATGAATGAGTCAGTTTTATACCAAGAGTTTTACTATGTAATGTTGAATAAACCGGATGGTATTATTAGTGCAACAGAAGATAGAGAGTATGAAACTGTCATTGATTGGGTTGAATTGGATTTTGGTCATGCTCAATTATTTCCGGTAGGCCGTTTAGATATCGATACAACAGGATTACTTCTCTTATCTAATAATGGTCAATTAGCACACCAATTACTTTCTCCAAAAAAGAAAGTAAAAAAACGCTATGAAGCTTTAATAGAAGGTCTAGTAACAGAAGAAGATATTCAAAAATTTGAAAAGGGACTTGATTTGGGTGATTTTGTCACTCAATCAGCAAACTTAGAAATTTTAGAAGTGAATGAAGCGTATGCTCAAACGTTGATACATGTTGAAATTACTGAAGGTAAATTTCATCAAGTTAAACGAATGTTTGAGGCAGTAGATAAAGAGGTTATTCAATTACATCGTATATCGATGGGCCCATTAAAGCTAGATTCAGAATTAGCTTTAGGCGAGTATAGAGAATTGACAGAAGAAGAAATGACACTTCTAATTCCCTATGGTTTAGAGTAG
- a CDS encoding RNA methyltransferase — protein MMDREVIRSKQNAHIKAWKKLLTPKGRKKSKSFLIEGTHLAQETLKWDVPVKHWIITEDYYKNHIQELALPINSPINIIDVDVAKELSATQTPQGIFAEVLINNKQTEMIKGSRYLLVDRVQDPGNLGTMIRTADAAGYDAIIIGEGSVDIYNEKVIRSTQGSIWHLPVLEMPLEKAIEDLKAMGVQILATALNNDAVSYKNIEQNTPVAIIVGNEGQGVSETIQKLSDQLIFIPMGGHAESLNVGVATGILLFHYAKL, from the coding sequence ATGATGGATAGAGAAGTCATTAGATCTAAGCAAAATGCACATATTAAAGCTTGGAAGAAACTGCTTACACCCAAGGGGAGAAAGAAAAGCAAGAGTTTTTTGATAGAAGGAACTCATCTGGCTCAAGAAACTTTAAAATGGGATGTACCAGTAAAGCATTGGATTATTACTGAGGATTATTATAAGAATCATATCCAAGAATTAGCTCTACCAATTAATAGTCCAATCAATATTATTGATGTGGACGTTGCAAAGGAATTATCAGCCACTCAAACCCCTCAAGGTATTTTTGCAGAAGTACTAATCAATAACAAACAAACTGAGATGATAAAAGGGTCAAGGTATTTACTTGTAGATCGTGTTCAAGATCCTGGTAATTTGGGAACTATGATTCGTACAGCAGATGCAGCTGGTTATGATGCGATTATTATTGGCGAAGGTTCAGTAGATATATATAATGAGAAAGTAATCCGTTCTACACAAGGATCAATTTGGCATTTGCCTGTTCTCGAGATGCCTTTAGAAAAAGCGATTGAAGATTTGAAAGCAATGGGTGTCCAAATTCTAGCAACAGCTTTAAATAATGATGCTGTTTCATACAAAAATATTGAACAAAATACTCCAGTCGCTATAATAGTTGGTAATGAAGGACAAGGCGTTAGCGAAACTATCCAAAAATTGAGCGATCAATTAATCTTTATTCCAATGGGTGGACATGCAGAATCTTTAAATGTTGGCGTAGCAACGGGCATTTTACTGTTTCACTATGCTAAATTGTAA
- a CDS encoding LysM peptidoglycan-binding domain-containing protein, whose amino-acid sequence MKSRHEIMRAKARLNQQNKTKKAIKHINAGLVLMAAGAVLSHVSANDAVVVQAQTSNRVSQSEFLGLITDYAKQIAAENDLYASVMIAQAALESGWGNSTLSQAPNYNLFGIKGEYNGNSVVKNTLEDNGSGDYYQIEDAFRRYDNYGQSLTDYASLLTGGNDVNNWRHSFYAGARYSNTNSYKDATAHLTGRYATDTRYADKLNRIISENDLTQYDVTGNSTPVVAAPSTPTADSESTDAGSVAGTYTVKAGDGFWGIARRFGTTVDALKAVNGTSSNLIRPGQVIKLPGSSTIVELPSTPPANTGNTSNNTDSNTGVSGSYTIKRGDGLYAIATKHGMSLNQLKSLNGLTSNLIHPGQVLKVSGASNSNTESSNTGSANNESTDNSANNEVSNGSYSVKAGDGLYRIAANHGMSLSQLKSINGLTSNLIHPGQVLKVSGSTVNTPVPSVETNTETQTNVPVEEVTAPTTVVEQEETPVIEEVIAETPAASSSYSVKAGDTLYSIASRNGLNVHQLIEKNNGSTTIFVGQTIGLN is encoded by the coding sequence GTGAAAAGTAGACATGAAATTATGAGAGCCAAGGCGAGATTAAATCAACAAAACAAAACTAAAAAGGCAATAAAACATATTAATGCTGGATTAGTGCTAATGGCTGCAGGTGCTGTCTTAAGTCACGTGTCAGCCAATGACGCTGTTGTCGTACAAGCACAAACGAGTAATCGAGTGAGTCAATCTGAATTTTTAGGATTAATTACGGATTATGCAAAACAAATTGCTGCTGAAAATGACTTGTATGCATCAGTAATGATTGCCCAAGCTGCATTAGAGTCAGGCTGGGGTAATAGTACCTTATCACAAGCACCTAATTATAATTTATTTGGTATTAAAGGTGAGTATAATGGTAATTCTGTTGTTAAGAATACATTAGAAGATAATGGGTCTGGCGATTACTACCAGATTGAAGATGCGTTTCGACGTTATGACAATTACGGTCAGTCACTGACAGATTATGCGTCACTACTAACAGGTGGTAACGATGTAAATAATTGGCGTCACAGCTTTTATGCTGGCGCACGTTATAGTAATACTAATTCATACAAAGATGCGACGGCTCATTTAACAGGGCGTTACGCAACAGATACGCGTTATGCTGACAAGTTAAACCGTATAATATCTGAAAATGACTTAACACAATATGATGTTACAGGAAATAGTACGCCTGTAGTTGCTGCACCATCAACACCTACAGCAGATAGTGAATCAACTGATGCCGGTTCGGTAGCGGGAACATACACAGTTAAAGCTGGTGACGGTTTTTGGGGCATTGCTCGTCGTTTTGGTACAACAGTCGATGCGCTTAAAGCAGTTAATGGAACGTCAAGTAATTTAATTCGTCCAGGTCAAGTAATTAAATTACCAGGAAGTTCTACAATTGTAGAATTACCAAGTACACCACCGGCAAATACAGGTAATACATCTAACAACACTGATTCGAATACTGGTGTTAGTGGGTCATATACAATTAAACGTGGAGATGGCTTATATGCTATCGCGACTAAACATGGAATGAGCTTGAACCAACTTAAATCTTTAAACGGCTTAACAAGTAATTTAATTCATCCAGGACAAGTATTAAAAGTTAGTGGAGCTTCTAATAGTAACACTGAATCTTCAAATACAGGTTCAGCAAATAATGAATCAACTGATAACTCAGCGAATAATGAAGTTTCAAATGGATCTTATTCAGTTAAAGCTGGAGACGGTTTGTACCGTATTGCTGCTAACCACGGTATGTCATTAAGTCAATTGAAATCAATAAACGGTCTAACAAGTAATTTAATCCATCCAGGACAAGTACTTAAAGTCTCTGGTAGTACTGTAAATACGCCAGTGCCATCAGTTGAAACTAATACTGAGACACAAACAAACGTTCCAGTAGAAGAAGTAACGGCACCAACTACAGTCGTTGAACAAGAGGAAACTCCTGTTATAGAGGAAGTAATAGCAGAAACGCCAGCTGCAAGTTCATCTTATTCTGTGAAAGCTGGAGATACTTTATATAGTATTGCTAGTCGTAATGGCTTAAATGTACATCAGTTAATCGAAAAAAATAATGGTTCAACAACAATCTTTGTTGGACAAACAATTGGATTGAACTAA
- a CDS encoding leucine--tRNA ligase, translated as MSYQHRIIEKKWQDNWDKHQTFKTKDRGVDHPKYYALDMFPYPSGQGLHVGHPEGYTATDVIARMKRAQGFDVLHPMGWDAFGLPAEQYALDTGNNPADFTEHNIKTFKRQIKSLGFSYDWDREINTTDPNYYKWTQWIFTKLFEKGLAYQDDVMVNWCPALGTVLANEEVIDGVSERGGHPVFRRPMKQWVLKITAYAERLLDDLNDVDWPDSVKEMQRHWVGKSEGAMIKFQIVGSDKVIESYTTRPDTLFGTSYVVLAPELDIVESLITPEQADAVHAYISEVATKSELERTSLNKDKSGVFTGSYVINPATKQEIPIWIADYVIASYGTGAVMGSAAHDERDFAFATKYELPIVPVIEGPEKEVPYYGEGPHINSEFLNDLNVEDAIKTMNNWLEENNFGERQINYRLRDWVFSRQRYWGEPIPVIHWEDGTTTAVPEDQLPVTLPVTDKIQPSGTGESPLANIDEWVNVTDPETGMKGRRETNTMPQWAGSSWYFLRFMDPHNEEQLVSKEALDKWGNVDLYIGGAEHAVLHLLYARFWHKFLYDLGVVPTKEPFQKLYNQGMILGENNEKMSKSKGNVVNPDDVVNEYGADTLRVYEMFMGPLDASIAWSENGLEGSRRFLDRVWRLIMNEETSELGDNIQESDSKELEKVYHQTVKKVTEDYEQLHFNTAISQMMIFLNEAKEVDILPLQYVEGFVKLLAPLAPHLMEEIWNKLGHKESISEEAWPTYVEALTIDEQVEIVIQVNGKLITRLDIDVNLDKEVVEELTLSNDAVKEAIQNKTIRKVIVVPNRLVNIVAN; from the coding sequence ATGAGTTATCAACATCGTATAATTGAAAAGAAATGGCAAGACAATTGGGACAAACATCAAACATTTAAAACAAAAGACCGTGGTGTCGACCATCCTAAGTACTATGCATTAGATATGTTTCCGTATCCATCAGGACAAGGTTTACACGTTGGGCATCCAGAAGGATATACAGCTACAGATGTCATTGCTCGTATGAAGCGTGCTCAAGGATTTGATGTGTTACATCCGATGGGATGGGATGCATTTGGGCTACCAGCTGAGCAATATGCTTTAGATACTGGGAATAACCCAGCTGATTTTACTGAGCACAATATTAAAACATTCAAACGCCAAATCAAATCGCTTGGTTTCAGTTATGATTGGGACCGTGAAATTAATACTACTGATCCGAATTACTATAAATGGACACAGTGGATTTTCACTAAATTATTCGAAAAAGGACTTGCTTACCAAGATGATGTAATGGTGAACTGGTGTCCAGCGCTTGGCACAGTGTTAGCTAACGAAGAAGTTATCGATGGTGTTTCTGAACGTGGAGGTCATCCCGTTTTTAGACGTCCAATGAAGCAGTGGGTATTAAAAATTACAGCCTATGCTGAACGATTACTTGATGACTTAAATGATGTAGACTGGCCAGATAGTGTTAAAGAAATGCAACGACACTGGGTTGGTAAGTCTGAGGGTGCGATGATAAAATTCCAGATTGTTGGGTCGGATAAAGTAATCGAATCGTACACGACAAGACCAGATACTTTATTTGGTACTTCATATGTCGTACTAGCACCGGAATTGGATATTGTTGAATCTCTAATTACACCAGAACAAGCAGATGCAGTACATGCTTATATTAGTGAAGTAGCAACGAAAAGTGAGTTAGAACGTACATCTTTAAATAAAGATAAATCAGGTGTATTCACTGGTTCTTACGTTATTAACCCAGCTACGAAGCAAGAAATCCCAATTTGGATTGCAGATTATGTCATCGCATCTTATGGTACAGGTGCTGTAATGGGATCCGCAGCACATGATGAGCGTGACTTTGCCTTTGCAACTAAGTATGAATTACCGATAGTACCTGTTATTGAAGGACCAGAAAAAGAAGTGCCATATTATGGAGAAGGTCCTCATATTAATTCCGAATTCTTAAATGATTTGAATGTTGAAGATGCGATTAAAACAATGAATAACTGGCTTGAAGAGAATAACTTCGGAGAACGTCAAATCAATTATCGATTACGTGACTGGGTATTCTCTCGTCAAAGATATTGGGGAGAGCCTATTCCTGTAATTCATTGGGAAGATGGTACTACTACTGCTGTTCCAGAAGATCAATTACCGGTTACATTACCAGTAACTGATAAGATTCAACCAAGTGGAACAGGAGAGTCGCCATTAGCTAATATTGATGAGTGGGTTAATGTGACCGATCCAGAAACTGGAATGAAAGGTCGCCGAGAAACAAATACGATGCCACAATGGGCAGGTAGTTCATGGTATTTCTTACGCTTTATGGATCCTCATAACGAAGAACAATTAGTATCTAAGGAAGCATTAGACAAGTGGGGTAACGTTGATTTATATATTGGTGGGGCAGAGCATGCTGTACTACACTTGCTATATGCAAGATTCTGGCACAAGTTCCTTTATGATTTAGGTGTAGTCCCTACTAAAGAACCTTTCCAAAAACTATACAATCAAGGTATGATTCTTGGAGAAAACAATGAAAAAATGTCTAAATCTAAAGGGAATGTTGTAAATCCAGATGATGTTGTAAATGAATACGGTGCAGATACTTTACGTGTTTACGAGATGTTCATGGGACCTTTAGATGCATCTATTGCTTGGAGTGAAAATGGACTAGAAGGTAGCCGTCGATTCCTTGATCGTGTTTGGCGTTTGATTATGAACGAAGAAACATCTGAACTAGGAGATAACATTCAAGAATCTGACAGTAAAGAATTAGAAAAGGTGTATCACCAAACAGTTAAGAAAGTTACTGAAGATTATGAACAATTGCACTTCAATACGGCAATTTCTCAGATGATGATTTTCTTAAATGAAGCAAAAGAAGTGGATATATTACCGCTTCAATATGTTGAAGGCTTTGTGAAATTACTAGCACCACTGGCACCACACTTAATGGAAGAAATTTGGAATAAATTAGGACATAAAGAAAGTATTTCGGAAGAAGCATGGCCAACATACGTTGAAGCACTGACCATCGATGAACAAGTAGAAATAGTTATTCAAGTTAATGGTAAATTAATTACAAGACTTGATATTGATGTTAACCTAGATAAGGAAGTTGTTGAAGAACTTACATTAAGTAATGATGCGGTTAAAGAAGCTATTCAAAATAAAACAATACGTAAAGTTATTGTTGTTCCGAATCGTTTAGTTAACATCGTAGCAAACTAG